The following is a genomic window from Doryrhamphus excisus isolate RoL2022-K1 chromosome 3, RoL_Dexc_1.0, whole genome shotgun sequence.
AGCGAGAGGCAGAGCTTCGGAGGCTGAAGGAGGGGAGCGGGCTGAGGACGGAGGTGGGAGAGAGAGGTGGGCGTGGTTCTTTTCATTTCGCTTTGTCCATCACACGACACCGCTTCTTCACACTCCTGACCTGCCAGGGAAGAAGAAGACATTGCAGGAGGGATCGGTGTTGCCAGCTTTGGTGCCTTTTTCCGCTCCtattggacacttttggagacTCGAACGTGAAAGCACGTTGCTCTTCTGCACATGCTAGTCTGCCAATTGGAATTGAGATCGGATGGACTTCTTCCTCCATGAAATAAAACACCTTATGTGTGTTTGAAGTCCACGGTAAAACGTTTTTATTCCCCTCAGATGtagaaatgtcaaatatgaAGACCCTGCTGGAGTCGCTGATGGCGGCCAACGATGAGAAGGTGGGGCACACGGAAGCCGTCTCTTACGTCACGCCGCAGACGATGATGGTGACGGTGACCTCTTGTGTTGGACAGGAGCGAAGGATTCACGAGTTGGAGACGACGCAGGCAAAGAAAGTTCACGGGAACCCGCAAGGTCGGTTATTCCTGTCACAGCACGTCCCGATACTTTTGCCCACGTAGGGAATTGAACCGTGTCCCCTCAGGGAGGCCAAAGGAAGACGACTACCATGACATTCCAGATGATCCCTCGCTTCCTGACGGAGTCACACTGGAGTTGGAGACAGGAAGGAGCTCGCTGGAGGTAAACACAACCTCCTCCGAGGCCAGACTGCgacttcctttttgtttttaactgGGAACACAAAGCTCCTGTTTGTTTTATGAATTGGGGGGAAAATATGTCCACTTAATCTTGTTTTGTTCCCACTTTGCAGTCCAGCCCCTGCATCGCCGTGCTGGACGAGATGAAGGAATTAGACCGAGAGCGACAGCTGCAGGTAGCAGAGAGGTACTACACCAACATGTCTTCTTTTGGTTGCTTACATTGGAAATCATGTAGCGTTCTATGGTAACTCATTAAGGGAATGGTTTGGTGGTGCTATCTGAAAGGGGATATAAGAATGAATGGTGACCCCTCGTGGTTCCCTCATACTGCTCTGTATTTATCGTATTACTGTGAAACGCCCAGGATGCGCTGGCCACACTCACGCTAGACTTTGATGTCAAGTAGTGGGGCCACTTAAGATCCagctttttggggggttttgtgGGTGCGTCCATTATTTGTCCAAAGTCCAAACATAAGCAAATAGCTGTCATTTcagaccaccagatggcgctacCAGCAGCAGCGAGCAGGTAAGAGCTGCCAGCTCGTCTGCCTTCTAGTGGTCTCAATGCCAACCTGCacacatgttgacatgttttaaCCCATTCCCCCCAAAGGCTAAAAACAAATCAGGAGCTTCAAAATCAGCAAGCGACGATGCTTTCGGGACCAAGAGGGTCCGCGCATCCTTGGGTCGCGGTTTCTTCAAGCTGCGTGGGGGCAAGCAGACGAGGAGCACCCCCGACCTTGGCGAGTCCAGACTTCCTTTGTTTTCTCTAACCACTTGTGTTGCGTGTTAACGCCGATGTGTTCAACACGCCTTCCAGCCGAGACAGAGCGTAAAGGAGCGGAACATGTGGACTTGGCCGGCACGCCCTCGCGGAAAAGCCAGGCTGGAGCTCCGCCCCCGTCCCCACCAGAGGCCAAAAAGAAGTCCCGAGGCTTGAGGAAGTTCTTCGGCAGGTACCGAGCGGGTCCGGGTGGTCCTAGCATGCGTTGATGTTTTGGCTCTGGTCCTCAGGCTGAAGAGGAGCCACTCTACTTCTTTGAACCTTGACGACCACGGCCACATGGACTTCAGGCGAGGCGGTGTCCGAGCCACAGCCGGCCCTCGTCTGGGTTGGTCCTGTGACTCTAAAAGCGATGGAGATGTCCCCTTCTCCCGCTGGACCAGGGACGACGTCTGCGAGTGGCTCCACGAGCAGGGCCTCAGCTTTTATGCAGCACCGGGTCACAACTGGATCCAGTCTGGACAGACCCTCCTGCAGGCGTCCCAACACGATCTGGAGAAAGTAGGACATCCTCGTTGGCTTCTTGTCTGCTCCATGTGACTCCTGTCCTCCTCAGGAGCTCGGTATGAAGCATCCGCTGCACAGGAAGAAGCTCCAGCTGGCCCTGCAGGCCCTCAGCGCCCGGGACGACCCCAAAGGCAAACTGGACCACCACTGGGTGACTCGTAAGTAACCCGTGAAGACCCAAAGGTTGTCCCAAAGGACATCAGACCGAGTCCTTCATGTTTTTCAGGCTGGCTGGACGACATCGGCCTGCCGCAATACAAAAGTCACTTTGACGAAGCGCGCGTGGACGGACGCATTCTGCACTGCATGACCGTGGTGAGCTAGCATAGCGCTGCGCGCTTATGTCTTAAAtgccttttattgtgaaaggccCAGGTTCtctggaaaatatattttattacgaAAAGGTTGACTATGCAGGGAAAAGACATTTTGTTGTGAAAAGCTTAAATATGCGAgatgttttattgtgaaaatgttgacattgtgaGTAAAGACATGTTATTGTGAAAAGACGTTTTATTGTGAAATGGTTGAATTAGCAGGAAAGgacattttattgtgaaaagacATTCATTCTGAAAAGGTtggtgttttattgtgaaaaggTTGAATGTGCAGGAAAAgacattttattgtgaaaaatttGAATCCAATGGTGAAGACCTTTTTGTTAGTGCAGGAAAAGAAATTGTATTGTGAGAAGCCAAAATACGTGaaaagatgttttattttgaaacgtTTGAATGTGCaggataatgcattttattgtgACAAGGTTGAACGTGCAGGAAAAGAcattttgttgtggaaaaaactAAATGTGCGAAAAGACCTTTTATTGTAAAAAGGTTGGTGTCTtattgtgaaaatgttgaatgtGATAGAAAAGACATTTTACTGTGAAAGGTTCGGTGACCAGGCGACTTCCTGTCTTGTCCAGGAGGACCTCCTGTCGTTGAAGGTGGGCAGTGTTCTTCATCACCTGAGCGTGAAACGAGCCATCCAGGTCCTCCGCCTCAACTCCTTCGAGCCCGGCTGCCTCAGGCGACGCCCCTCTGACGAGGTAACACCCATGAGGTCCCTGGAAGCCACTTGGGCCCGCCCACTTAGCTGTGTGGTCTTTGCTCTGGGCTCTGATGTAGAACCACATGAGTCCGGCCGATGTGTGCCAGTGGACCAACCACAGGGTGATGGAGTGGCTGCGCTCGGTGGACCTGGCCGAGTACGCTCCCAACCTGAGAGGCAGCGGCGTTCATGGCGGGCTCATGGTGAGGTGGGCGGGGTGTGGCGATGGCTACTACGTAGCTAACGGGTTGCGGTTCCTCTGAGAAGGTGCTGGAGCCGCGCTTCACCGTGGAGGCACTCGCCCTGCTGCTCAACATTCCCCCCAGCAAGACTCTCCTGCGGCGCCACCTGGCCACACACTTCCACCTGCTAGTCGGTGCCGAGGCTCAGGGGCTCAAGCAGGAATGTCTGGAGAACCCTGACTATGCCGTGCTCACCGCCGCCGCCAAGGTCAAGGTGGGTGTGGTCCCAGGGGACTGCCTTTGAAGGCGCTGCGCCTCGCTCACCCTCATCTGCTTTTTGGGTGTCGCAGCCCCGACGTCCGTCGTTTGGCGGCTTCGGCACGCTCAGAAGGAAACGTCAGGATGACGGCGAGGAGTTGGTGTGTCCGATGGACACGGACGGGGGCATTCACGCAGGAGTGCGGCTCTGCCAGGACAACCTGGAGCAGCTGGAGCAGGTCTGTCATTTTGGGGCGTTTGCTGGCTTTCTACGTGCCAACATGCTGACGTGTTTGTCGTTGGCCAGATGGACGACTCGGAGGGCACCGTGAGACAAATCGGAGCTTTTTCTGAGGGGATCAACAATCTGACCGTGAGTTGTCCATGAACGCCGGCATCCTCACTTGGACGCCATTTCTCATCCTTGTGTGCCTTCAGAGCATGCTGGCAGATGAGGAGCTCTTTGGAGAGGTCTCAGCGAGCCCGCTCGAGGGCGCAGCCTGACACACCAGCAACGCATGAGGATGGATTTACTGTGTAGCTTCCTCACAGCACTGGGGCACACCGTCCATGAAACACAAGgaaagttgttttgtttttgttacaatTCAATCCTAAAACATTTGACATCATTTTAGCAATAAACTATTGAAAAAGCATCTGAAACAATCTTTTCTTTCTGGAGTTTTGTCTGTTTGTTGTCCAAGTGTTAACTCAATTATTCACTCAGAAACCAATAAAAGGACCTGATTGGTCAACACACCGTTGGGGGCGGGACTACGGTTTGTCAAATCCTTTTATTTGGAGTAACCATAAAACAAAAGTGGATATCTCTGtagtatacaaatatttatatatcgTTTCACATTAATTACATAATATGTTTTTGAGAAATATGCCGGTTTATATTTCAACACTGGTTATTAGTAtccataatatatttttttgtttaattccaTGTATACAATGTGCCGCGGACCCCAAATGGCccaagccgcactttggacacccctgacctaacAGTGTACCTTTACCTCGTAAAGATTTAGTTATTTGTCACATGACTAACTTGCCGCGTCTTCTAACGACAGTGGCTCAACAAGCACAAACCGGATTGGTCGGTTTGGTGTTTTGGAGACGGGCTGCGATTGGCCAATGAAAGCAGTCTTACCTGCCGTGCAAGGCATTAAAGTTTGGGTGAAAGGGCCGGCCCGGTGCTGGCGGGCAGGCGGGGAAGTGAAATGTTGAGAAAGGAAGCTAGAAAAGTGTCAGATGTGAGGAATGGAGACTCCACAATCTTCTCGCCGACAAACTTTCCCGGTGTTGGGCTAGTTGACGTCACCTCTGTCAAGGCAAACATGGCGTCTGAGGTGAAGTTACACGCCAGCGAACTGCTGGAAGTTGACATATGTGACGCCGAGGACAACCTCGTCAACTCGGAAGACTTCTCCGGCTTCCAGCAGTGGACGAGTTCCACCGA
Proteins encoded in this region:
- the LOC131124861 gene encoding liprin-beta-1-like, translating into MMSDASEMLAAALEQMDGIIAGSKAIDYSNGLFDCQSPSLPFLGGLRVLHLLEDLRAALEVMDSEERDNLRCQIPDSTAEGLAEWLHGRMTNGHGAEAVYQERLTRLESDKECLILQVSVLTDQVEVQGEKIRDLDNSLELHREKLCATEELLQKELLTRSALETQKLELLTEVSSLKLKLSAVERDHRDHDGLYQEVSQLRFRVADIESERLQCEAKVKASKEELQLLQKELVEREAELRRLKEGSGLRTEVGERDVEMSNMKTLLESLMAANDEKERRIHELETTQAKKVHGNPQGRPKEDDYHDIPDDPSLPDGVTLELETGRSSLESSPCIAVLDEMKELDRERQLQVAERPPDGATSSSEQAKNKSGASKSASDDAFGTKRVRASLGRGFFKLRGGKQTRSTPDLAETERKGAEHVDLAGTPSRKSQAGAPPPSPPEAKKKSRGLRKFFGRLKRSHSTSLNLDDHGHMDFRRGGVRATAGPRLGWSCDSKSDGDVPFSRWTRDDVCEWLHEQGLSFYAAPGHNWIQSGQTLLQASQHDLEKELGMKHPLHRKKLQLALQALSARDDPKGKLDHHWVTRWLDDIGLPQYKSHFDEARVDGRILHCMTVEDLLSLKVGSVLHHLSVKRAIQVLRLNSFEPGCLRRRPSDENHMSPADVCQWTNHRVMEWLRSVDLAEYAPNLRGSGVHGGLMVLEPRFTVEALALLLNIPPSKTLLRRHLATHFHLLVGAEAQGLKQECLENPDYAVLTAAAKVKPRRPSFGGFGTLRRKRQDDGEELVCPMDTDGGIHAGVRLCQDNLEQLEQMDDSEGTVRQIGAFSEGINNLTSMLADEELFGEVSASPLEGAA